A region of Vitis riparia cultivar Riparia Gloire de Montpellier isolate 1030 chromosome 1, EGFV_Vit.rip_1.0, whole genome shotgun sequence DNA encodes the following proteins:
- the LOC117922857 gene encoding uncharacterized protein LOC117922857: protein MPLSATVVGAVLGLSVQLHSNALRKLPLMRHPWEHVLAIGIGAVFGNQLVKWEAKVEEDLDKLLEKAKAANERRYIDADED from the exons ATGCCTCTCAGTGCGACGGTGGTTGGGGCCGTGTTGGGACTCTCGGTCCAGTTGCACTCCAATGCTCTTCGGAAACTCCCTCTCATGAGGC ATCCGTGGGAGCACGTGTTGGCGATTGGAATTGGGGCTGTTTTTGGGAATCAGTTGGTCAAATGGGAGGCTAAGGTTGAAGAAGATCTCGATAAGTTGCTCGAAAAGGCCAAAGCCGCCAATGAGCGCCGTTATATTG